Proteins encoded within one genomic window of Columba livia isolate bColLiv1 breed racing homer chromosome 1, bColLiv1.pat.W.v2, whole genome shotgun sequence:
- the CIMAP1B gene encoding ciliary microtubule associated protein 1B yields the protein MSNDGWVGSWRPHRPRGPIAALFKGPGPKYGLPTNVGYRLHDPSRWRAPAYSFGVRTEGRLHERSPGPVYGLAKGLTVRGKDGTPAYSIFSRPRDLRPMDTPGPARYAPEKANALAFPSAPEFSLASRTRQLSTQQTPGPAAYRLPPMLGPRVVNKSSAPNYSIPGRSTHGAFYEDLCKTPGPCGYRVVSADVYKRRAPLYSMLARTSLPGDNTQKPGPATYSPEQRRPEGLTFGIRHSDYVAPLIVDVPE from the exons ATGTCGAACGACGGGTGGGTGGGCAGCTGGAGGCCCCACCGCCCCCGCGGCCCCATCGCCGCTCTCTTCAAAGGCCCTGGGCCCAAGTATGGGCTCCCCACCAACGTCG GCTACCGTCTGCACGACCCCTCGCGCTGGCGCGCCCCCGCCTACAGCTTCGGGGTGCGCACGGAGGGGCGGCTGCACGAGCGCTCCCCCGGGCCCGTGTACGGGCTGGCCAAGGGGCTCACCGTCCGCGGCAAGGACGGGACCCCCGCCTACTCCATCTTCAGCCGCCCCCGCGACCTGCGGCCCATGGACACCCCCGGGCCAG CCCGCTACGCCCCCGAGAAGGCCAACGCGTTGGCTTTTCCCTCGGCGCCTGAGTTCTCTCTGGCCTCCCGCACCCGGCAGCTCAGCACCCAACAGACGCCGG GCCCCGCTGCCTACCGGCTGCCCCCCATGCTGGGGCCGCGCGTGGTGAACAAGAGCTCAGCCCCCAACTACTCCATCCCGGGGCGCAGCACCCACGGCGCCTTCTACGAGGATCTGTGCAAG ACGCCGGGGCCGTGCGGGTACCGCGTGGTGAGCGCCGACGTGTACAAGCGCCGCGCCCCGCTCTACTCCATGCTGGCGCGCACCTCGCTCCCCGGGGACAACACCCAGAAACCCGGCCCCGCCACCTACAGCCCCGAGCAG CGCCGGCCGGAGGGGCTGACGTTCGGGATCCGGCACTCGGACTACGTGGCTCCGCTCATCGTGGACGTGCCCGAGTAg